In the genome of Eggerthella sp. YY7918, one region contains:
- a CDS encoding radical SAM protein → MSSSHKKTSVWLTINRACNLRCTWCYGASSGFAHDLVMSLDVAKQCIEFAQRCGVSRVVLIGGEPTLHSEILSVIDLIHSYGMKIALVTNGVCFGVEKHGSKILERLDYDDSINVSIKGVSRNEYGALCSDLGAFDRVVKGLSILGAITAPRTSISYVVSENNIEVLEETLLSIREMTDLPLGLSFCGPCFDKDGFEGKMSIQDRSELVNMCLNVLGNTSVKDISLHLNLSMCKVNAFELGKALERCNIHTGCHVLNNSGIVFDTNGDLLLCNHLVGMPIGRFGEDYRTADSFQNYLDSQAYSDAWSAFTRLPFNDCEGCDSLLICGGGCPLHFF, encoded by the coding sequence ATGTCGTCGTCTCATAAGAAAACGAGTGTTTGGTTAACAATTAACCGTGCATGTAACTTGCGATGTACTTGGTGCTACGGAGCTTCTTCAGGTTTTGCGCATGATCTTGTAATGTCTCTTGATGTTGCTAAGCAGTGTATTGAATTTGCGCAACGTTGTGGCGTTTCAAGAGTCGTTTTGATTGGCGGTGAACCGACGCTCCATTCAGAAATTCTTTCCGTTATAGATTTGATTCATAGCTATGGAATGAAGATAGCTCTTGTTACTAATGGTGTATGTTTTGGAGTCGAAAAACATGGAAGCAAAATTCTCGAACGACTAGATTATGATGACTCAATCAATGTTTCCATTAAAGGGGTTTCTCGAAATGAATACGGTGCTCTTTGCTCGGATCTCGGCGCGTTTGATAGGGTCGTCAAAGGTTTAAGCATTCTCGGAGCAATCACCGCTCCCCGCACCTCTATTTCATACGTGGTTTCCGAGAATAATATTGAAGTTCTGGAAGAGACGTTGTTGTCGATTCGCGAGATGACTGATCTTCCGTTAGGGCTTTCATTTTGTGGGCCGTGTTTTGACAAAGATGGATTTGAAGGAAAGATGTCAATCCAAGATCGTTCAGAGCTTGTTAATATGTGCTTAAATGTTTTAGGAAACACTTCTGTCAAAGACATTTCTCTTCATTTAAATCTATCAATGTGCAAAGTCAATGCCTTCGAGCTTGGTAAAGCTCTTGAGCGTTGTAATATTCACACAGGTTGTCATGTTCTCAATAATTCTGGTATTGTTTTTGACACTAATGGAGATCTGCTATTGTGCAATCATCTTGTAGGAATGCCAATTGGTAGATTTGGGGAAGACTATCGTACTGCGGATAGCTTTCAAAATTATCTTGATTCACAAGCATATTCTGACGCATGGAGCGCCTTTACTCGATTGCCGTTTAATGATTGCGAAGGATGCGATTCGCTTCTCATATGTGGCGGGGGATGCCCGCTTCACTTCTTTTAA
- the epsC gene encoding serine O-acetyltransferase EpsC: MFGDNLDRIVKAIEKNYEVDEIFFTKPGRRFPSRSAVKGVIKDLRRVLFPGYFGEEMLTPSTSPEYFIGETLIQIERVLREQIILALTYTSDDRHVEGADPARYLCGEATPEHICKRASEVCTVFFDELPRIQRVLLTDVQALYDGDPAAGSKEEVIFSYPGLYAIYVYRIAHVLYQQNVPIIPRIMTELAHSGTGIDIGAGAQIGEYFFIDHGTGVVIGETTVIGDHVKLYQGVTLGALSTRGGQRLAGVKRHPTIEDNVTIYSNASVLGGETVIGAGSVIAGSAFVTSSVPPNSRVSLKAQEITVRQPGERD; encoded by the coding sequence ATGTTCGGAGACAACCTCGATCGTATTGTAAAAGCTATCGAGAAAAACTACGAGGTCGATGAGATATTCTTTACGAAGCCCGGACGACGCTTTCCCAGCCGTTCGGCGGTAAAGGGTGTGATCAAGGACCTGCGGCGGGTGTTGTTTCCGGGATATTTCGGCGAGGAGATGCTTACGCCGTCCACCAGTCCGGAGTACTTCATCGGAGAGACGCTCATACAGATTGAGCGGGTACTGCGTGAACAGATCATTCTCGCGCTTACCTACACATCCGACGACCGCCATGTGGAGGGGGCCGATCCGGCGCGCTACCTGTGCGGCGAGGCTACGCCCGAGCATATCTGCAAGCGTGCCAGCGAAGTGTGCACGGTATTCTTCGACGAACTTCCTCGCATCCAGCGGGTGTTGCTTACCGATGTGCAGGCTCTCTACGATGGAGATCCGGCCGCCGGATCAAAAGAGGAGGTTATTTTCTCGTATCCGGGCCTCTATGCCATCTACGTGTACCGCATTGCACACGTGCTTTACCAGCAAAACGTGCCCATCATCCCGCGCATCATGACCGAGCTTGCGCACAGCGGCACGGGTATCGATATCGGCGCTGGCGCCCAGATCGGTGAATATTTCTTCATTGACCACGGGACGGGTGTTGTCATTGGGGAGACCACCGTCATCGGTGACCATGTGAAGTTGTATCAGGGCGTGACGCTCGGTGCGCTGTCCACGCGTGGCGGGCAGCGGCTTGCCGGGGTGAAGCGCCATCCCACCATCGAAGACAACGTGACTATCTACTCAAACGCCTCGGTGCTCGGCGGCGAAACGGTCATAGGGGCAGGATCGGTCATCGCTGGCTCTGCGTTCGTTACTTCGTCGGTTCCCCCCAACTCGCGCGTGTCGCTGAAGGCGCAGGAAATTACCGTGCGTCAGCCGGGCGAGCGGGACTAG
- a CDS encoding ATP-dependent Clp protease ATP-binding subunit, translating to MSFEKFTDKARKVLVLAQDEARSLHQPYVGTEHILLGLIQEKDGLAAQALDRLNVKYDGVVQAIRQVVTIDEDTDVSGHLSFTPRVKRVLENSLREAMQMGQSYISTEHLLLGIVREGDGTALEVLTRLGVSGDDVRSALNDLVGQSPVYAGRNPFDPNAGSSDSVLKEFGTDLTQKARDGKLDPVIGRAGEIERVMQVLSRRQKNNPLLIGEPGVGKTAVVEGLAQLIVSNQVPDILRGKRLFTLDVSALVAGSKYRGEFEERLKKCIKEVMDAKDIILFIDEMHTLIGAGSAEGSIDAAAILKPPLSRGEIQVIGATTIDEYRKHLEKDSALERRFQPITVGEPNEEQAMRIMEGLRDRYEAHHQVHFTDDALHAAVSLSNRYIQDRFLPDKAIDVLDEAGARMRIRNMTLPKELRELDDELRKLRSEKDTAIGAQDFERAAQLRDQESELKKKREEAEKKWEEDAQKSIHQVTVEDIADVVSMSTGVPVSNLTEAETEKLLRMEAVLHERVVGQEEAVTALSKAIRRSRSGLKDPKRPAGSFIFLGPSGVGKTELSKALAEFLFNSEDALLSFDMSEYMEKHSVSRLVGSPPGYVGFDEGGQLTKAVRQRPYSVVLFDEIEKAHPDVFNILLQILEEGRLTDAQGRTVDFRNAVIIMTSNVGAREIAQPTTLGFSAEEHTGLSDKEIKSRVMAEMKKLFRPEFLNRIDEIIVFKSLTDEQIAEIVKLMVADLRERLIAQNMSINLTEAACKLIAKEGTDATFGARPLRRAIQRLLEDPLSEEILEGKWASGSIIDVDAVDGELVFTQGSGAIPEPRKRDNIAREAELLLTNYDLGHAGVRGGGSTAGGAAD from the coding sequence ATGTCATTTGAGAAATTTACCGACAAGGCCCGCAAGGTCCTTGTTTTAGCTCAGGACGAAGCGCGTTCCCTGCATCAGCCCTACGTGGGCACCGAGCACATCCTGCTCGGTCTCATCCAGGAAAAGGACGGCCTAGCCGCCCAAGCGCTCGATCGCCTGAACGTCAAGTACGACGGCGTGGTGCAAGCCATCCGTCAGGTGGTCACCATCGATGAGGATACCGATGTCTCTGGGCATCTCTCCTTCACTCCACGCGTGAAGCGCGTACTGGAGAACAGCCTGCGTGAGGCTATGCAGATGGGCCAATCCTATATTTCCACCGAGCATTTATTGCTTGGTATCGTGCGCGAGGGCGACGGCACGGCGCTTGAGGTGCTTACGCGTCTCGGCGTTTCCGGCGATGATGTGCGCAGTGCGCTCAACGACCTGGTGGGACAGAGCCCGGTGTATGCCGGACGCAACCCGTTCGATCCGAACGCGGGTTCTTCCGACAGCGTGCTGAAGGAATTTGGCACAGATCTTACGCAGAAGGCGCGCGACGGCAAACTCGATCCGGTTATCGGTCGTGCAGGCGAAATCGAGCGCGTCATGCAGGTGCTCTCCCGTCGCCAGAAGAACAACCCGCTGCTTATCGGCGAGCCCGGCGTGGGCAAGACCGCCGTGGTGGAGGGCTTGGCTCAGCTGATCGTGTCGAATCAGGTGCCCGACATCCTGCGCGGCAAGCGTTTGTTCACGCTCGACGTGAGCGCGCTCGTGGCGGGCTCCAAGTACCGCGGCGAATTCGAAGAGCGCCTGAAGAAGTGCATCAAAGAAGTGATGGATGCCAAAGACATCATCCTGTTCATCGACGAGATGCACACGCTCATCGGCGCGGGATCGGCCGAAGGTTCCATCGATGCTGCCGCCATCCTGAAGCCGCCGCTGTCCCGCGGTGAGATTCAGGTGATCGGCGCTACCACCATCGACGAATACCGCAAGCACCTTGAGAAGGATTCGGCGCTTGAGCGTCGCTTCCAGCCTATCACGGTGGGCGAGCCCAATGAGGAACAGGCCATGCGCATCATGGAGGGTCTGCGTGATCGCTACGAGGCGCACCATCAGGTGCACTTCACCGACGACGCGCTGCATGCTGCGGTGTCGTTGTCGAACCGCTATATTCAAGATCGTTTCCTGCCTGACAAGGCTATCGACGTGCTTGACGAGGCGGGGGCGCGCATGCGCATTCGCAACATGACGCTGCCCAAAGAACTGCGTGAACTTGATGACGAGCTGCGCAAGCTTCGCAGCGAAAAAGACACCGCCATCGGTGCTCAGGATTTCGAGCGCGCCGCCCAGCTGCGCGACCAGGAGTCTGAGCTCAAAAAGAAGCGCGAAGAGGCCGAAAAGAAGTGGGAAGAGGACGCTCAGAAGTCCATCCATCAGGTAACGGTGGAAGACATTGCCGACGTCGTATCCATGTCCACTGGCGTGCCGGTTTCCAACCTCACCGAGGCCGAGACCGAAAAGCTGTTGCGTATGGAAGCCGTGCTGCACGAGCGCGTTGTTGGTCAGGAGGAAGCGGTTACCGCGCTTTCGAAGGCTATCCGTCGTTCGCGCTCGGGGTTGAAAGACCCGAAGCGTCCTGCCGGTTCGTTCATCTTCCTGGGCCCCTCGGGCGTGGGTAAGACCGAACTTTCCAAGGCGCTTGCCGAGTTCTTGTTCAATTCCGAGGATGCATTGCTTTCCTTCGACATGTCCGAGTACATGGAGAAGCATAGCGTGTCGCGCCTGGTGGGTTCGCCTCCGGGCTACGTGGGCTTCGACGAGGGCGGCCAGCTGACCAAGGCCGTGCGCCAGCGTCCCTACTCGGTTGTGCTGTTCGACGAGATCGAGAAGGCGCATCCCGATGTATTCAACATCCTGCTCCAGATTTTGGAGGAAGGGCGTTTGACCGACGCGCAGGGTCGCACGGTGGACTTCCGCAACGCGGTCATCATCATGACATCGAATGTGGGTGCCCGCGAAATCGCCCAGCCCACCACGCTCGGCTTCTCGGCCGAGGAACATACCGGCCTCTCCGACAAGGAGATCAAGAGTCGCGTTATGGCCGAGATGAAAAAGCTGTTCCGTCCCGAGTTCTTGAACCGTATCGACGAGATCATCGTGTTCAAGTCCCTCACCGATGAGCAGATTGCCGAAATCGTGAAGCTCATGGTGGCCGATCTGCGCGAGCGCTTGATCGCCCAGAACATGTCCATCAACCTGACCGAGGCAGCTTGCAAGCTCATCGCGAAGGAAGGCACCGATGCCACGTTTGGCGCGCGCCCGCTGCGTCGTGCCATCCAGCGCCTGCTCGAAGATCCTTTGTCCGAGGAGATTTTGGAAGGCAAGTGGGCAAGTGGCTCCATCATCGACGTGGATGCAGTGGATGGCGAGCTGGTGTTCACTCAGGGTTCAGGCGCTATTCCTGAGCCGCGGAAGCGTGACAACATAGCGCGAGAAGCCGAACTGCTGCTGACAAACTACGATCTGGGCCATGCTGGCGTGCGTGGCGGCGGATCGACGGCTGGCGGAGCGGCGGACTAG
- the lysS gene encoding lysine--tRNA ligase, translating into MSDIPEQTEVIEDDPIEVRRAKREALIAAGIDPYGHGFKYSHHLAELAEKYASLEDGASTEDEVQVAGRIMAKRDQGKIAFLELRDSTGDIQLFCRINTLGEDAYAQLKDLDVGDWIGVTGTMMRTKRGQLSVAVTSFELLSKSLRPLPEKFHGLADKETRYRQRYVDLVMNPEVKGTFEKRFKIIAAIRRYMEEQGYYEVETPILHPILGGANARPFITHHNALDKDFYLRIATELHLKRLLVGGFEKVFEIGRQFRNEGMDPYHNPEFTTMEFYQAFSDLEGMMDLTQGVVQAAALAACGTTKVEYQGHQVDLGGTWRRATMIELASAGAGEDVSFERTRDELVEILERNGGHAEDAWGKGKLIAEIFEAVAEEKLIQPTFVTEHPLEVSPLAKKKAGDENLTERFELFICGHEYANAFGELNDPVDQAERFRKQVEAKDLGDDEAMGYDDDYVRALEYGMPPAGGCGIGIDRLVMLLTDAPSIRDVLLFPHMRDEKATRARAAAAEAPTAATASAPIDFSKVVIEPLFEDEVDFDTFSKSDFRAVKVKECVAVPKSKKLLQFTLDDGTGTDRTILSGIHAYYEPEELVGRTLIAITNLPPRKMMGVDSCGMIISAIHEEPGENGEPEERLNLLMVDDRIPAGAKLY; encoded by the coding sequence ATGAGCGACATTCCCGAGCAGACTGAAGTCATCGAAGACGACCCCATCGAGGTGCGCCGAGCAAAGCGCGAAGCGCTTATCGCTGCAGGCATTGACCCGTATGGACATGGGTTTAAGTATTCGCACCATTTGGCCGAACTGGCCGAGAAGTATGCCAGCCTTGAAGACGGTGCCTCTACGGAAGACGAAGTCCAGGTGGCAGGTCGTATCATGGCGAAACGCGATCAGGGAAAGATTGCCTTTTTAGAACTGCGCGATTCAACGGGAGACATCCAGTTGTTCTGTCGCATCAATACGCTGGGGGAGGATGCCTACGCCCAGCTGAAAGACCTCGATGTGGGTGACTGGATCGGCGTTACCGGCACCATGATGCGCACGAAGCGCGGGCAGCTCTCGGTCGCGGTGACGTCGTTCGAACTTTTGAGCAAGTCATTGCGTCCTCTGCCCGAAAAGTTTCACGGATTGGCAGACAAAGAGACGCGCTATCGCCAGCGCTACGTCGATCTTGTCATGAACCCTGAAGTGAAGGGTACGTTTGAGAAGCGCTTCAAGATCATTGCTGCCATTCGCCGCTACATGGAGGAGCAGGGCTACTACGAGGTGGAAACGCCCATCCTGCATCCTATCTTGGGCGGCGCGAACGCGCGTCCTTTCATCACGCATCACAATGCGCTCGATAAGGATTTTTATCTGCGTATTGCTACCGAACTGCATCTGAAGCGCCTGCTGGTAGGCGGGTTTGAGAAAGTCTTTGAGATCGGACGCCAGTTCCGCAACGAAGGTATGGACCCGTATCACAATCCTGAGTTCACCACCATGGAGTTCTATCAGGCCTTCAGCGATCTTGAGGGCATGATGGATCTCACGCAGGGCGTGGTGCAGGCGGCGGCGCTGGCCGCGTGTGGCACGACGAAGGTGGAGTACCAAGGACACCAGGTGGACCTTGGTGGCACGTGGCGTCGTGCCACCATGATTGAGCTGGCGAGCGCCGGCGCGGGCGAGGATGTGAGCTTCGAGCGCACGCGCGACGAACTGGTGGAAATCCTCGAGCGCAACGGCGGTCATGCCGAAGACGCGTGGGGTAAGGGCAAGCTCATTGCCGAGATTTTTGAGGCGGTGGCTGAGGAAAAGCTCATTCAGCCCACGTTCGTGACCGAGCATCCGCTTGAGGTGTCGCCACTGGCCAAGAAGAAGGCGGGCGACGAGAACCTCACCGAGCGCTTCGAGCTGTTCATTTGCGGCCATGAGTACGCCAACGCCTTCGGTGAGCTGAACGATCCGGTTGACCAGGCAGAGCGTTTTCGTAAGCAGGTGGAGGCGAAGGATTTGGGCGACGACGAGGCCATGGGCTACGACGACGATTACGTGCGCGCACTTGAGTATGGCATGCCCCCAGCGGGCGGCTGCGGCATCGGCATCGACCGTTTGGTCATGCTGCTCACCGACGCGCCGTCTATCCGCGATGTGTTGCTTTTTCCTCACATGCGTGATGAAAAAGCAACACGCGCCCGTGCTGCGGCTGCCGAAGCTCCCACGGCAGCGACCGCTTCCGCGCCCATCGACTTCTCGAAAGTGGTCATTGAGCCCCTGTTCGAGGACGAGGTGGACTTCGACACGTTCAGCAAGTCGGACTTCCGCGCCGTGAAGGTGAAGGAGTGCGTCGCCGTGCCGAAGAGCAAGAAGCTGTTGCAGTTTACGCTTGACGACGGCACAGGCACTGATCGTACCATCCTCTCCGGCATTCACGCCTATTACGAGCCGGAGGAGCTGGTGGGCCGCACGCTCATCGCCATCACCAACCTGCCGCCGCGCAAAATGATGGGCGTCGACTCGTGCGGCATGATTATCAGCGCCATCCACGAGGAACCCGGCGAAAATGGCGAGCCGGAGGAGCGCCTCAACCTCCTCATGGTAGACGATCGCATCCCCGCCGGCGCCAAACTGTACTAA
- the greA gene encoding transcription elongation factor GreA yields MADGNFILTQEGKDKLEEELHFLETEKRAEIGERIKVAREFGDISENSEYDDAKNEQGMTEARIAEISRILSEATVVNTPKRSSRVNIGSTVTVDMGSNERVFTIVGGAESDAAAGKISNESPVGAALLGHKKGDKVQATGPTGREIDMTIVKIEH; encoded by the coding sequence ATGGCAGATGGTAATTTCATCCTTACGCAGGAAGGTAAGGACAAGCTCGAAGAAGAGTTGCATTTCCTTGAAACGGAGAAGCGTGCCGAAATTGGCGAGCGCATCAAAGTAGCGCGCGAATTCGGCGATATCTCCGAAAATTCCGAGTACGACGACGCGAAAAACGAACAGGGTATGACAGAGGCGCGCATCGCCGAGATCAGCCGCATTCTTTCAGAGGCTACCGTTGTCAATACCCCCAAGCGTTCAAGCCGTGTGAACATCGGTTCAACGGTCACGGTCGACATGGGCAGCAACGAGCGCGTTTTCACCATCGTAGGCGGTGCGGAAAGCGACGCGGCAGCTGGCAAGATTTCCAACGAGTCGCCGGTCGGCGCAGCGCTTCTCGGCCACAAGAAGGGCGACAAAGTGCAGGCCACCGGCCCAACTGGTCGCGAGATTGACATGACGATCGTCAAGATCGAACACTAG
- the tatA gene encoding twin-arginine translocase TatA/TatE family subunit: MKILGMGMPELLIILAVILLIFGPKNLPKLGSALGKTVKNLRDGIGGDKAIEEVDDEEEIVEEVEEQPVKKTTAKKTTTAAKKKAE; this comes from the coding sequence ATGAAAATCCTTGGAATGGGGATGCCAGAGCTTCTCATCATCCTTGCGGTGATTCTGCTCATCTTCGGGCCGAAGAACCTTCCGAAACTGGGTAGTGCCCTCGGCAAGACCGTCAAGAACCTTCGCGACGGTATCGGTGGCGATAAAGCTATCGAAGAGGTTGACGACGAAGAAGAAATCGTCGAAGAGGTGGAAGAGCAGCCGGTCAAGAAGACCACGGCCAAAAAGACCACCACGGCAGCAAAGAAGAAGGCAGAGTAG
- the buk gene encoding butyrate kinase, producing the protein MGYKILTLSPGSTSTKVAVFDGAEAVFNLNVTHPAEDLAKFDQAADQFDYRKKTILDALDEQGIKLADIDAFSGYCGSMGPTVGGIFAIDDTVCDHVLNAGVNHPAILGAPLLHAFAKEVGKPAYAVNQPDTDELEDVARITGYPGVYRKSHVHCLNQKECAIRCAGELGKTYEEGTFIVAHVGGGLSVACHDHGRMVDTNDVLEGSGPFAPNRSGDVPLKPVVKLAFSGEHDKKEIDGVIGKTGGLVGLCGTDDARTICARIEEGDEWARVVYDAMAYQVAKAIGGFATVLKGKVDGIVLTGGVSHDPHFVNYVSERVSWIAPIKVYAGDFEMDALAAGAIRALDGKEDVMTYTGEPSWKGFQMPGAIPEA; encoded by the coding sequence ATGGGTTATAAAATTTTGACGCTTTCACCGGGTTCTACGTCTACAAAAGTGGCTGTGTTCGATGGGGCAGAGGCGGTGTTTAATCTGAATGTGACACATCCGGCTGAGGATCTGGCAAAATTTGATCAGGCGGCTGACCAATTTGACTACCGCAAAAAGACCATTCTCGACGCGCTTGACGAACAGGGTATTAAGCTTGCCGACATAGATGCCTTTTCCGGCTATTGCGGATCCATGGGTCCCACCGTGGGCGGTATCTTCGCGATCGATGACACGGTGTGCGACCATGTGCTCAATGCCGGCGTAAATCATCCCGCTATTTTGGGTGCGCCGCTTCTGCATGCGTTTGCCAAAGAAGTAGGTAAGCCTGCGTATGCGGTAAACCAGCCCGACACTGACGAACTTGAGGATGTTGCGCGCATTACCGGCTATCCAGGAGTGTATCGCAAGAGCCATGTCCATTGCCTCAATCAGAAGGAATGCGCTATCCGTTGCGCAGGTGAACTGGGCAAGACTTACGAAGAAGGCACGTTTATTGTTGCTCATGTCGGAGGCGGTCTTTCGGTTGCCTGCCACGATCACGGTCGCATGGTGGACACCAATGACGTGCTTGAAGGCTCGGGTCCCTTTGCGCCGAATCGATCGGGAGATGTCCCGCTGAAGCCCGTTGTGAAGCTGGCGTTTAGCGGCGAGCACGACAAAAAGGAAATCGATGGCGTGATCGGTAAAACTGGCGGTCTTGTGGGCCTGTGCGGCACCGATGACGCGCGTACCATCTGTGCGCGCATTGAAGAGGGCGACGAGTGGGCGCGTGTGGTGTACGATGCGATGGCCTATCAGGTGGCTAAAGCTATCGGCGGTTTCGCGACCGTACTGAAGGGCAAGGTTGACGGCATTGTTTTGACCGGCGGTGTTTCGCACGATCCTCATTTTGTAAACTACGTAAGCGAACGCGTGAGTTGGATCGCGCCCATCAAGGTGTACGCAGGCGACTTCGAGATGGATGCTCTAGCGGCCGGTGCAATTCGCGCTCTTGATGGCAAAGAGGACGTCATGACCTATACGGGCGAGCCTTCTTGGAAAGGGTTCCAGATGCCCGGCGCAATTCCCGAAGCGTAA